The following proteins are encoded in a genomic region of Gimesia algae:
- a CDS encoding coiled-coil domain-containing protein, with protein sequence MVDVQRNVIISLKLAGDPKNQTIAEQFSLQAISAASQAEVAAKRTRDMNSRNEKGMTKDAKDESDKRIEQYAKDMEAYDKRRKLFAKKLKEYDRTRIESNQKANESAVEAIQGMADMAEGMAKLGLVSEENFEKFAKNFEMIQKGVRVFKGATDVWWKGREALIALSAATKAQTAHNNLLAASNLRVGATQVVGGVAGQAGGAAAGRAGGGVVGGAVAGAAGGVGAGAVGGGSVLAGAAIVGKMAAVGIGLAALGLALHDGAKTVLGVFYDFGENSGRASGAILDLRKASSDAAEAVKKTAEAEKKREALIRDRDRYTKEETTRLGLQSQLLSSSNRVSEAKGIARNETGLQNAERVRLEAVREIQLAEAELADRRINEENRLNHNRLASNDLALRLLNDRESAQKRLYDAEVNRLNIIRSQNQATEAALKADRERLVTLQEQKRLEEKGLNAKLGELNPGLQKHAIGVAEKIKSGKELTLRDINIMKEAGVGQDQITNYYSKKGSKLKGADTFTEVFGSRQTKNDIADAQERADENRQKLIEGKKLEGVAGQSVTSSANNLDQVTQARVKFEAELKLMFTDLVTGLGNSANDIRQANADAVDAIHQQSMATLSGIKAMQAEMEKSHTDMQQQFAQFQLQQKSYQ encoded by the coding sequence ATGGTTGACGTGCAAAGAAATGTGATTATCTCCCTGAAATTAGCGGGAGACCCAAAGAACCAGACTATCGCAGAACAATTCTCACTTCAAGCGATTTCTGCCGCATCTCAAGCCGAGGTTGCCGCCAAGCGAACCCGTGACATGAATTCTCGCAATGAGAAAGGCATGACCAAGGATGCGAAAGACGAGTCTGATAAAAGAATTGAGCAGTACGCAAAGGACATGGAAGCGTACGATAAAAGAAGAAAGCTCTTTGCAAAAAAACTAAAAGAGTACGATCGTACCAGGATTGAATCCAACCAAAAGGCAAATGAATCTGCTGTGGAAGCCATCCAGGGTATGGCTGACATGGCAGAGGGCATGGCCAAGCTCGGGCTGGTCTCCGAAGAAAACTTTGAGAAGTTCGCCAAAAACTTCGAGATGATCCAGAAAGGGGTTCGCGTCTTCAAGGGAGCTACTGATGTCTGGTGGAAGGGTCGCGAGGCCCTGATTGCATTGAGTGCCGCGACGAAAGCCCAGACAGCACACAATAACCTGCTGGCAGCCAGCAACCTAAGAGTAGGTGCAACTCAAGTAGTGGGCGGTGTCGCGGGGCAGGCAGGAGGTGCGGCGGCTGGGCGTGCTGGCGGTGGAGTTGTTGGTGGAGCTGTCGCAGGCGCTGCCGGCGGGGTAGGCGCTGGTGCCGTTGGTGGCGGGTCTGTGCTGGCTGGTGCTGCCATAGTGGGAAAGATGGCTGCCGTGGGGATTGGGTTAGCGGCCTTGGGATTAGCATTACACGATGGTGCAAAAACCGTCCTTGGGGTCTTTTACGATTTTGGGGAAAACAGCGGTCGAGCCAGCGGTGCTATTCTTGATTTAAGGAAAGCCTCAAGTGATGCAGCGGAAGCCGTAAAGAAAACGGCTGAAGCAGAGAAGAAGCGCGAAGCCCTGATCAGGGATCGCGACCGCTACACCAAAGAAGAGACCACACGCCTCGGCCTGCAGAGTCAGCTATTGTCATCAAGCAATCGCGTCAGTGAAGCCAAGGGGATAGCCCGTAATGAAACCGGGCTTCAGAACGCGGAACGCGTCAGGCTGGAAGCAGTGCGTGAAATCCAGCTCGCAGAAGCAGAGCTGGCAGATCGCCGTATTAACGAAGAGAACCGCCTGAATCATAATCGCCTGGCGAGCAATGATCTTGCGTTAAGGCTTCTGAACGATCGGGAGTCAGCGCAGAAACGGCTCTACGATGCTGAAGTCAACCGACTCAATATCATCCGATCTCAGAACCAGGCAACCGAAGCAGCCCTGAAGGCGGACCGGGAAAGGCTGGTCACTCTTCAGGAGCAGAAGCGTCTGGAAGAGAAAGGATTAAACGCCAAGTTGGGCGAACTCAATCCCGGCCTGCAGAAACATGCCATCGGAGTTGCGGAAAAGATCAAGTCCGGTAAAGAGCTGACTCTACGCGACATCAATATCATGAAAGAAGCGGGTGTCGGTCAGGATCAGATCACCAACTATTACTCGAAAAAAGGCAGCAAGCTGAAGGGGGCAGACACCTTCACGGAAGTCTTCGGGTCACGCCAAACCAAAAACGACATCGCAGATGCCCAGGAGCGAGCCGATGAGAACCGTCAGAAGCTGATCGAAGGTAAAAAGCTGGAAGGGGTGGCCGGTCAGTCAGTGACTTCAAGTGCGAACAACCTCGATCAGGTCACTCAGGCACGCGTGAAGTTCGAGGCCGAACTAAAGCTCATGTTTACCGATCTGGTAACCGGATTGGGGAATAGCGCTAATGATATTCGTCAGGCCAACGCGGACGCAGTAGATGCCATCCACCAGCAGAGCATGGCTACTCTGAGCGGCATAAAGGCAATGCAAGCCGAAATGGAAAAGAGTCATACAGATATGCAACAGCAGTTCGCGCAATTCCAGTTACAGCAGAAGAGCTATCAATGA
- a CDS encoding phage tail tube protein — MTTPSIGTLGQVAIDSALPFDTSSIPLEIVLPETLHEEAEIIETNGMRGTVEHNKERTREGLKRVSGSIKVPCSRLALDTLLPYITGSAESTNVFALADSLPEFVMMIDRGAKVYTYSGCRIARASFNGTQGQMLFLDLDIEAETETTGAAGSFPALTMPTEKPYIMKDGVLTLQGDTRLFNSFNLTIQNQLNTELFENGLTRYDIPMVDRMISLATDHPWDTDNTDLVAQALDGAAATAVFTNDAASGDVLTFAMAAVQYPNKTPTNQGRDVTRLPLEGMVRSSGTTKPLIITNAHSA; from the coding sequence ATGACCACACCATCCATTGGTACTTTGGGGCAAGTCGCGATCGACAGTGCTCTGCCGTTTGACACGAGTTCTATTCCGCTCGAAATTGTGCTCCCCGAGACTCTGCACGAAGAAGCGGAGATCATCGAAACCAATGGGATGCGGGGCACCGTCGAACACAATAAGGAACGGACTCGCGAAGGACTCAAGCGGGTTTCCGGGTCTATCAAAGTTCCCTGCTCGCGACTGGCTCTGGATACCCTGCTGCCCTATATTACTGGATCGGCAGAAAGCACCAATGTATTCGCACTTGCTGACTCCCTGCCTGAGTTTGTCATGATGATCGATCGTGGAGCAAAGGTTTATACCTACTCGGGCTGCCGCATTGCCCGAGCGAGCTTCAACGGCACTCAGGGGCAGATGCTCTTTCTGGATCTGGATATCGAAGCAGAAACGGAAACGACTGGTGCTGCTGGCTCTTTCCCGGCTCTCACAATGCCCACCGAAAAACCGTACATCATGAAAGATGGGGTGCTCACTCTGCAGGGTGATACCAGGTTGTTTAACAGCTTCAATCTGACTATTCAGAACCAGCTAAATACTGAACTGTTTGAGAACGGTTTGACGCGTTACGACATCCCTATGGTGGACCGTATGATCTCTCTGGCAACAGACCATCCATGGGATACGGATAATACTGACCTCGTAGCACAGGCCCTTGACGGGGCAGCAGCAACAGCCGTGTTTACGAATGACGCTGCATCCGGAGACGTTCTGACGTTCGCCATGGCAGCAGTGCAGTATCCCAATAAAACACCGACCAACCAGGGCAGGGACGTAACCAGACTTCCGCTGGAAGGAATGGTTCGCAGTTCGGGCACAACCAAGCCGCTGATCATCACCAACGCTCACTCAGCTTAA
- a CDS encoding phage virion morphogenesis protein has protein sequence MPETIDSTDLNGFLQGIADTVSKPDVPDAMQAALSATKTDLVEGFQTSTAPDGSAWAPLKRPRPPGHNPDPKPLIDFGKLQDSVGYQGADHIEGVTGEGFTLGATVEYAGVHQDGSKKKNIPARPFMGFSEEVLDTAAELTADSIVNQISKL, from the coding sequence ATGCCTGAAACCATCGACTCAACAGACCTCAACGGATTCCTCCAAGGAATTGCCGACACCGTAAGCAAGCCGGATGTGCCCGATGCCATGCAGGCTGCTTTGAGTGCGACAAAGACTGATCTGGTGGAAGGGTTTCAGACGAGCACTGCACCGGATGGCTCGGCATGGGCCCCGTTGAAGAGACCAAGACCACCGGGACACAATCCAGATCCAAAACCGTTAATCGACTTCGGGAAACTACAGGACAGTGTTGGATATCAGGGAGCAGACCATATCGAAGGAGTGACAGGTGAAGGCTTTACTCTGGGGGCTACTGTTGAATATGCGGGAGTCCATCAGGATGGCTCGAAGAAAAAGAACATCCCGGCCAGACCGTTCATGGGATTCAGTGAAGAAGTTTTAGACACAGCAGCGGAATTGACCGCCGATTCCATCGTTAATCAGATCAGTAAATTATAA
- a CDS encoding head-tail connector protein, with the protein MSLTTKATIKTLLSISDTSLDAVIDLLIPQADAIIKGYLGREIEQATYTEYYSGSGDQVIVLNQTPVQSITSVNEDSDGYYGDGTDAFPASTLLVEGTDYVLRKDDATATEVSKSGILYRIGKAWPRPYSRLRGQLASAPGLGLGNIKVVYVAGWATVPTDITFAANKLVTSMLQSRSLQGPLESESIEDYSYTIAGAEDQAKMLDSVKSSLSRYKQVVI; encoded by the coding sequence ATGTCGCTTACTACTAAAGCCACAATCAAAACACTCTTAAGTATCAGTGACACCTCGCTGGATGCTGTGATTGATTTATTGATTCCCCAGGCCGATGCGATCATCAAAGGGTATTTGGGTCGGGAAATCGAACAGGCGACATACACAGAGTATTACAGCGGCTCGGGCGACCAGGTGATTGTGCTCAATCAAACCCCCGTCCAATCCATCACCTCAGTCAACGAAGATTCAGACGGCTATTATGGGGATGGCACGGATGCTTTCCCCGCCTCTACTCTGTTGGTCGAGGGAACCGATTATGTTCTGCGAAAGGACGACGCGACCGCAACCGAAGTCAGCAAAAGCGGGATTCTGTACCGGATCGGCAAAGCATGGCCGCGACCCTACTCCCGTTTACGCGGTCAGTTGGCGAGCGCCCCGGGACTCGGACTGGGGAATATCAAAGTGGTGTATGTGGCTGGCTGGGCAACAGTGCCGACTGATATCACATTCGCCGCGAATAAGCTCGTTACGTCCATGCTCCAGTCTCGCAGCCTGCAGGGACCGCTGGAATCCGAATCGATTGAGGACTACAGCTACACCATCGCAGGTGCGGAAGATCAAGCCAAGATGCTGGATTCGGTTAAAAGCTCACTGTCTCGTTACAAGCAGGTGGTGATCTGA
- a CDS encoding phage major capsid protein: protein MSETLEEKVKSLSSNIENLTKSVDQLNDPDMSGIHRDEQGRLAGYWETEKNHSDQQAYKKTYSGQQVRAFPSGYKPFSEFQSFGDFIRCGFKDRSEVIAKTKKSWGMCKSIQGMSEIVGADGGIAVLPEFHQEILTRIYQNDIFSRTDHYRVAGNNMTFPTDSETSRLDGSRSGGLRAYWVGEGDPLTGSTPKLGETTLKLNKLAVLVYLTEELINDNGMALESYVNKKVTEEMEFMLGESIFNGNGVGKPLGVMQSSARVTVSKESGQAANTILAENILQMWSRMKASSRMNSAWFINQDTEPQLHQMSLGVSTAGGQLVYMPPAGLSGASYATLMGRPVIPTEFNETLGTEGDILLASLDDYITISKGGIEQAESMHVEFLTDQLALRFIMRIDGKPWETQPLTPYKGTATQSSFVTLATRA from the coding sequence ATGTCTGAAACACTCGAAGAAAAAGTAAAGTCTCTCTCATCAAACATTGAAAATCTCACTAAAAGTGTAGATCAATTAAATGATCCAGATATGAGTGGCATTCATCGTGATGAACAGGGACGCCTGGCAGGTTATTGGGAAACAGAAAAAAATCATAGTGACCAGCAGGCTTATAAAAAAACCTACTCTGGGCAACAGGTAAGAGCGTTTCCCAGTGGTTACAAACCATTTTCAGAATTTCAATCCTTTGGAGATTTCATCCGCTGCGGTTTTAAAGATCGTAGCGAAGTGATCGCTAAGACTAAGAAATCCTGGGGAATGTGCAAATCAATTCAGGGAATGTCAGAAATTGTAGGGGCTGATGGAGGAATTGCCGTTTTACCAGAGTTTCATCAAGAAATTCTGACTCGAATTTATCAGAACGACATTTTCAGTCGCACAGATCATTATCGGGTTGCTGGAAATAATATGACGTTCCCGACAGACTCAGAAACAAGCCGATTGGACGGCTCTCGTTCAGGTGGATTGCGTGCTTATTGGGTTGGGGAAGGTGACCCGTTAACAGGTTCCACACCGAAGCTTGGAGAAACGACACTGAAACTTAACAAGTTGGCAGTGTTAGTTTATCTGACAGAAGAGTTAATCAACGATAATGGAATGGCTCTCGAGTCTTATGTAAACAAAAAAGTGACCGAGGAAATGGAATTTATGTTAGGAGAGTCTATTTTCAACGGGAATGGTGTCGGAAAACCACTGGGAGTGATGCAATCTTCCGCAAGAGTTACAGTTTCGAAAGAATCTGGTCAGGCTGCGAATACCATTTTGGCAGAAAATATTTTGCAAATGTGGAGCCGCATGAAAGCATCCTCACGTATGAATTCCGCCTGGTTTATTAATCAGGATACAGAACCTCAACTGCATCAGATGAGTCTGGGGGTTTCGACTGCCGGCGGACAATTGGTCTACATGCCACCAGCCGGTCTTTCGGGAGCTTCTTATGCGACTTTGATGGGACGTCCTGTGATTCCAACAGAGTTCAACGAAACACTGGGAACAGAGGGAGACATTCTTCTGGCCAGCCTGGATGACTACATCACAATCAGTAAAGGAGGCATTGAGCAGGCAGAATCCATGCATGTTGAGTTTCTGACGGATCAACTGGCGCTGCGATTTATTATGCGGATTGATGGCAAACCATGGGAGACTCAGCCATTAACTCCCTATAAGGGAACTGCCACCCAATCAAGCTTTGTCACTCTGGCGACTCGTGCATAG
- a CDS encoding YkgJ family cysteine cluster protein: protein MGICESCHSGCCRSFAVPISGADIHQFTHYQNKNFWDFACRWEDSEGLISRNLAPHFFFEDAPDVPFVICLKHIPSVSFPGTTKCRFLMECLPDEEHPKGLGRCSIYHSRPHTCRSFPAKLNDDSELAILYEIPTNGRNGEPAYDLCPRQWTPADLEPNETIQSLVVAKYEMTFFKKIAVVWNQNPGPWNSFPEFINIIYSNRISSGQISKTNQDQSLGDAEPISKAA from the coding sequence ATGGGTATTTGTGAATCCTGTCATTCCGGATGTTGTCGCTCTTTTGCAGTACCAATCTCTGGTGCGGATATTCATCAATTTACTCATTACCAGAATAAAAACTTTTGGGACTTCGCATGTCGATGGGAAGACTCGGAGGGCCTGATTTCCCGAAATTTAGCACCTCATTTCTTTTTTGAAGATGCACCAGATGTACCATTTGTTATTTGCCTGAAGCATATCCCAAGTGTTTCGTTTCCGGGAACCACGAAGTGTCGTTTTCTCATGGAGTGTTTGCCTGATGAAGAACACCCAAAAGGTTTAGGGCGTTGCAGTATTTACCATTCGCGTCCGCATACCTGCCGTAGTTTTCCTGCGAAACTGAATGATGACAGTGAACTGGCAATTTTGTATGAGATTCCAACAAATGGTAGGAATGGTGAACCTGCATACGATCTTTGCCCACGTCAGTGGACTCCTGCGGATTTAGAGCCAAACGAAACGATTCAGAGCTTGGTGGTCGCAAAATATGAAATGACTTTCTTTAAGAAAATCGCGGTTGTATGGAACCAGAATCCTGGTCCATGGAACTCTTTCCCAGAGTTTATCAATATCATCTATTCAAACCGTATTTCTTCCGGTCAAATCAGCAAAACAAATCAGGATCAGTCGCTTGGTGATGCTGAACCAATCTCAAAAGCAGCATAA
- a CDS encoding aminotransferase-like domain-containing protein, producing the protein MTDSKEIQFSKKRTWSHDLPISYLMQQGVENPGVLSLAAGLVDQNSLPVSITKSAFDSLFSDPGSARESLQYGTTAGSLSLRKLLLTHLTNLEQKSAEELGMTVDNFIVTTGSQQYLSLLGEVLLDPGDICLVAAPTYFVFLGVLQGLGARIISVETDESGMRMDSLDATLESLEAQGQLNRVKLIYLVSDYENPSGISLSIERRKQVVEVAQKWSKQHRIHILEDLAYRELCYDGPVLPSIRSFDQTGETVILTQTFSKSFAPGLRVGFGVASKRVCEAISDKKGNDDFGSTNMSQHILANALRENLYYDHVEYLRSVYREKRDCMLDAAEMYFSKLKDVHWIHPGGGLYVWMTLPDSIETGFQSSLFQKAIHEDKVMYVPGELCYAYDHWLGCNEQPAIQKNHMRLTFGVQNTQGIQEGMKRLANAVKSYL; encoded by the coding sequence ATGACTGATTCAAAAGAAATTCAGTTCAGCAAGAAAAGAACCTGGAGCCACGATTTACCGATCAGTTATCTGATGCAACAGGGAGTCGAAAATCCGGGAGTACTTTCTCTGGCGGCTGGGTTAGTCGATCAGAACAGTCTGCCTGTTTCAATTACTAAAAGCGCTTTTGATTCCCTGTTTTCAGATCCGGGATCTGCCAGGGAATCGCTTCAATACGGAACAACCGCAGGTTCATTATCACTTAGAAAATTGCTCCTCACTCATTTAACCAATCTGGAACAAAAGTCAGCGGAGGAACTGGGGATGACTGTAGACAATTTCATAGTCACAACCGGTTCACAGCAATACCTGTCATTATTAGGCGAAGTGTTACTTGATCCGGGAGATATTTGCCTGGTTGCCGCTCCAACATATTTCGTGTTTCTAGGTGTATTACAGGGATTAGGAGCCAGAATCATTTCTGTTGAAACAGATGAATCCGGGATGCGGATGGATTCTCTGGATGCTACCCTCGAAAGTCTGGAGGCTCAAGGTCAGTTAAATAGAGTGAAATTGATCTATCTGGTTAGTGATTATGAGAATCCATCTGGGATATCTCTTTCGATTGAACGGCGAAAGCAGGTAGTAGAAGTTGCTCAAAAATGGTCAAAACAGCATCGAATTCATATTTTAGAAGATCTGGCATATCGAGAACTCTGTTATGATGGCCCGGTTCTGCCCAGTATCAGGAGTTTCGACCAGACGGGTGAAACTGTCATTCTTACGCAAACGTTTTCGAAAAGCTTTGCTCCCGGGTTGAGAGTCGGATTTGGAGTAGCGTCGAAACGGGTCTGTGAGGCAATCTCAGATAAAAAGGGAAATGATGATTTTGGCTCTACTAATATGAGTCAGCATATCTTAGCTAACGCACTTCGTGAAAATTTATATTATGACCACGTGGAATATTTAAGATCCGTGTATCGCGAAAAACGAGATTGTATGCTGGATGCCGCTGAGATGTATTTCTCAAAACTTAAGGATGTGCATTGGATCCATCCGGGAGGTGGGCTTTATGTCTGGATGACTTTGCCCGACTCGATAGAAACGGGGTTTCAAAGTTCGCTTTTTCAGAAAGCGATCCATGAAGATAAAGTCATGTATGTACCAGGTGAGCTCTGCTATGCATATGACCATTGGCTCGGTTGCAATGAGCAGCCTGCCATACAAAAAAATCATATGCGACTTACTTTTGGTGTGCAGAACACTCAGGGAATTCAAGAGGGGATGAAAAGGCTGGCAAACGCAGTCAAATCCTATCTATAA
- a CDS encoding sodium:solute symporter family transporter, with product MNTGLHPLDWVIIAIYAISTIFLGWYFSRGQEDTSEYFVGSGQMNPILIGVSLFATLLSTITYLSTPGEILGKGPVYLIKDLAMPFIFLIVGFVMIPVYMRQRVTSAYELLEEKLGLGIRLLGAIMFVSLRLIWMSLLVYLTAKAITTMLNVGEEWIPYIVLGTGLVAIIYTSLGGLRAVVITDLIQTILLFGGALLVIATITYHLDGFGWFPTQWDQHWDTQPFFSFDPATRVTYVGTFLSIMVWYVATACGDQVSVQRFMSTKDASAARKSLAVQLSVSVVVSLTLAMVGFALLGYFKEFPNEIPAGIDLKKDADKFFPHYIAYHLPVGISGCVVSAMFAAAMSSIDSGVNSITAVVMTDFLDRFDKSPRTEKGHVFTARLLAFGIGTIVVLSSSVMGSIPGNITAVTNKTANLLTTPIFCLFFFALFVPYSRPAGVIVGAILGTTTAILIAFSGPIFMGPNEPDPISFQWIAPAAVTVNIASGCLVSYLIASFQSRNRLPRS from the coding sequence GTGAATACGGGATTACATCCTCTCGACTGGGTGATCATCGCCATCTATGCAATCTCAACCATCTTTTTGGGATGGTACTTCAGTCGAGGACAGGAAGATACGTCAGAATACTTTGTCGGTAGCGGGCAGATGAATCCCATATTAATTGGTGTTTCATTATTTGCCACTTTGCTCAGCACAATCACTTATCTCTCAACACCTGGTGAAATCCTGGGGAAAGGGCCAGTATATCTGATTAAAGATCTCGCGATGCCCTTCATTTTTCTCATCGTAGGATTTGTAATGATTCCAGTCTATATGAGACAGCGAGTCACCAGCGCCTATGAACTGCTGGAAGAAAAACTGGGGTTGGGAATTCGACTGCTCGGAGCAATTATGTTTGTCAGTTTGCGACTGATCTGGATGTCGTTACTGGTTTATCTGACAGCCAAAGCGATTACGACCATGCTCAACGTGGGTGAAGAATGGATTCCCTATATCGTTTTGGGAACAGGTCTCGTTGCAATCATTTATACTTCGCTGGGTGGATTGCGTGCAGTCGTGATAACAGATTTAATTCAGACAATCTTGTTGTTTGGAGGCGCGTTGCTGGTTATCGCGACAATTACTTACCATCTGGACGGTTTTGGCTGGTTTCCAACTCAATGGGATCAACACTGGGACACTCAACCGTTTTTCAGCTTTGATCCAGCGACGCGCGTGACCTACGTAGGAACGTTTCTTTCGATAATGGTCTGGTATGTCGCGACTGCATGTGGCGACCAGGTTTCTGTACAACGTTTTATGTCTACCAAAGATGCGAGTGCTGCCAGAAAATCCCTGGCAGTTCAGTTAAGCGTTTCTGTTGTAGTCTCATTAACCTTAGCTATGGTTGGCTTCGCTTTACTGGGTTACTTCAAAGAATTTCCAAATGAAATTCCCGCAGGAATTGATCTTAAAAAAGATGCTGACAAATTCTTCCCACACTATATTGCCTATCATCTTCCAGTCGGCATATCTGGATGCGTGGTTTCAGCCATGTTTGCCGCCGCCATGTCCAGTATCGATTCCGGTGTGAACTCTATTACAGCAGTTGTCATGACAGACTTCCTGGATCGGTTTGACAAATCTCCACGGACAGAAAAGGGACACGTTTTCACTGCACGGCTACTGGCATTTGGGATTGGTACCATCGTAGTTTTATCCAGCTCTGTAATGGGAAGTATCCCGGGAAATATAACAGCAGTAACGAACAAAACTGCAAATTTATTGACGACACCAATCTTCTGCCTGTTTTTCTTTGCTCTATTCGTTCCCTATTCCAGACCAGCAGGAGTAATTGTCGGGGCGATTCTGGGTACGACAACCGCCATCTTAATTGCATTCTCTGGACCAATCTTTATGGGTCCCAACGAACCCGACCCGATCAGCTTTCAATGGATTGCTCCCGCAGCTGTTACAGTGAATATTGCCAGCGGTTGTCTGGTCAGTTATCTGATTGCCAGTTTTCAAAGCAGAAACCGACTCCCCCGTAGCTAA
- a CDS encoding phage portal protein produces the protein MWNPLKQLTTRFKSNRFAVALRAVLGAGQPGSWSSEHRRESDQYTGWTFVAIRAICLQAMQASVLVYDDSANGSRQNRKKEKNQNKGGYSQFKSLYAGEFGDSEPLSNEHPICKILKHPNPTQSGASFRYERVLQLQLTGTSIVWNVPNQFGKTVQRYVIPTAIATPVPPNHEFPEGGYKIQASSLRYFNESYGNSFTETSMFRQVVGNVIPISQLQISSWPHPVYKDDGQSPVSAGARWVDSANQIDSARWAQMNNGADPSIVVTCGKDMNPTREELEAAAAMFEQKYGGTENTGKAIFTTGEQVVSLTATPREMDYNSSFTQFRDAILALHGVPGIAAGISDGGSYAAFYASLKQFICLTVQPILDLLAEDDTEHLAPQFGKNLTVEIEATHIDDPDLLEKRLATDIRAKIIKVDEMRAIRGLPPLGPERGGEQLVSQADPKIPQTEQSDQLDYDVGAPSLQKGRASKNNTKSVEIT, from the coding sequence ATGTGGAATCCATTAAAACAACTGACAACACGCTTCAAATCAAATCGGTTTGCTGTTGCTTTACGTGCGGTGTTAGGAGCGGGGCAGCCAGGGTCATGGAGTAGTGAGCATAGAAGGGAATCCGATCAGTATACTGGATGGACTTTTGTTGCGATCAGGGCAATTTGTCTGCAAGCAATGCAGGCATCTGTTTTGGTTTATGATGATTCAGCAAATGGTTCTAGACAGAATAGAAAAAAAGAAAAAAATCAAAATAAAGGCGGATATTCCCAGTTCAAAAGTTTGTATGCGGGTGAATTCGGCGATTCAGAACCTCTCTCAAACGAACACCCGATTTGTAAAATTTTAAAGCATCCGAACCCAACTCAATCTGGTGCATCGTTTCGCTATGAACGTGTCTTACAGCTTCAGTTGACAGGGACTAGCATTGTCTGGAATGTGCCCAATCAATTCGGTAAAACGGTCCAGAGATATGTTATTCCAACTGCGATTGCTACCCCTGTACCTCCAAATCATGAATTTCCGGAAGGAGGGTATAAAATCCAGGCGTCCTCTCTCAGATATTTTAATGAGTCATATGGTAATTCATTTACAGAAACGAGTATGTTTCGTCAAGTAGTAGGAAATGTGATTCCAATTTCGCAACTCCAAATATCGAGTTGGCCCCATCCTGTTTATAAGGATGATGGACAGTCTCCGGTGAGTGCAGGAGCGAGATGGGTTGATTCAGCCAATCAGATTGATTCTGCTCGCTGGGCACAAATGAATAACGGGGCAGATCCTTCGATTGTTGTTACCTGTGGGAAAGATATGAACCCTACCAGGGAAGAACTCGAAGCGGCAGCAGCGATGTTTGAGCAGAAGTATGGAGGTACAGAAAATACAGGAAAGGCAATATTTACCACGGGAGAACAGGTCGTTTCTCTGACTGCGACTCCCCGAGAAATGGATTACAATTCTTCTTTCACACAATTCAGGGATGCAATTCTTGCTTTGCATGGCGTTCCAGGAATTGCAGCCGGTATCTCGGATGGAGGAAGTTATGCGGCTTTTTATGCAAGCCTGAAACAGTTTATCTGTCTCACCGTTCAACCAATCCTGGACTTATTGGCAGAAGATGATACTGAGCATCTGGCCCCACAATTTGGAAAAAACCTGACTGTAGAAATTGAGGCAACTCACATTGATGACCCGGATTTGCTTGAAAAACGTCTGGCAACAGATATCCGTGCCAAAATTATTAAAGTCGATGAAATGAGAGCGATCAGGGGGCTGCCTCCTCTGGGACCAGAGCGGGGGGGCGAACAACTGGTCAGCCAGGCTGATCCTAAAATTCCGCAAACCGAACAATCAGACCAGCTTGATTATGATGTGGGAGCTCCCAGTCTGCAGAAAGGGAGAGCTTCAAAGAATAATACGAAGTCTGTTGAAATTACCTGA